Proteins co-encoded in one Sphingopyxis sp. BE259 genomic window:
- a CDS encoding DoxX family protein, whose translation MALLFARIATAGLFMAHAAVRIINDTIPQFGQFMESRGFPAGETVVWAITITELISGTLIIFGRFVNVAAAALLAIAVGGIVLIHRHFGWFVGEHGSGGIEYSAALIILLLIIMADDHDRRRGSAPPLS comes from the coding sequence TTGGCGTTGCTGTTCGCCCGCATCGCCACGGCTGGCCTGTTCATGGCGCACGCCGCCGTGCGGATCATCAACGATACCATCCCGCAGTTTGGCCAGTTCATGGAGTCGCGGGGGTTTCCGGCCGGCGAAACGGTGGTGTGGGCGATCACGATCACCGAACTGATCTCCGGAACGCTGATCATTTTCGGCCGATTTGTGAACGTCGCAGCGGCGGCATTGCTGGCGATCGCGGTCGGCGGCATTGTCCTGATCCATCGCCACTTCGGCTGGTTTGTCGGCGAACACGGCTCCGGCGGTATCGAATATAGCGCCGCGCTGATCATTCTCTTGTTGATCATCATGGCCGATGATCACGATCGCCGTCGCGGCAGTGCCCCGCCACTTTCCTGA
- a CDS encoding response regulator transcription factor, whose translation MQSVPAERILVADDHPVFRDGMCRLLGGAFPQADIVEAGSVDEIMALASGAATPTLFILDLMFPGMDPSATIATLRGEFPTSSLIIISMSDDAETIGRVMRQGADGFIGKAMPSDAMLAAIKAVRGGDTLVLVPETAAIAAPPPARQRDQAFTPRQRDVLSQLAMGKTNKEIGRQLDISPFTVRIHVSALLRILGAQTRSEAAAKANALGLQ comes from the coding sequence ATGCAAAGCGTCCCCGCCGAACGGATCTTGGTTGCCGACGATCATCCCGTGTTTCGCGACGGGATGTGCCGTCTGCTCGGCGGCGCCTTTCCACAAGCCGACATCGTCGAGGCGGGCAGCGTTGATGAAATCATGGCGCTCGCCAGCGGCGCCGCCACGCCCACCCTGTTCATCCTCGACCTGATGTTCCCCGGCATGGATCCCTCCGCTACCATCGCGACCCTTCGCGGCGAGTTTCCGACCTCTTCGCTGATCATCATCTCTATGTCCGACGACGCCGAAACCATTGGACGCGTCATGCGGCAGGGCGCCGACGGCTTTATCGGCAAGGCGATGCCATCGGACGCGATGCTGGCCGCAATCAAAGCGGTGCGCGGCGGTGATACGCTGGTGCTGGTGCCCGAAACGGCCGCGATCGCCGCGCCGCCACCGGCGCGTCAACGGGACCAGGCCTTCACACCGCGCCAGCGCGACGTCCTGTCGCAGCTGGCGATGGGCAAGACGAACAAGGAAATCGGGCGCCAGCTCGACATTTCGCCGTTCACGGTCCGCATCCATGTGTCGGCGTTGCTGCGGATATTGGGCGCCCAGACACGGTCGGAAGCGGCAGCAAAGGCCAACGCGCTAGGGCTGCAATAA
- a CDS encoding ATP-binding protein produces the protein MKSTPAEDVSERMQAWIRLLILVLVSSYAIVASVMTSPERRVQPWALDVLTYFACYTPVAVGLLYVVIRHPGHYPARRIFGMANDFAGLAFAIIAGAAAMLPTYAIIMWVTVGNGLRFGSRYMIAAATMVQVTLAVITVLTPYWRANPVLVFTLSLTALVVPFYIQTLLRHIEQARRDAEEANTAKSRFLAQASHDLRQPVHAIGLFLNSLTQTGLAPEQRGIVDRIDRSLQGVAELFRSLLDISTLDSGAVTPTLEPVSIRQMFRLLEQQNQVSAGWAGVDLRFVRSDRVVLADKALLLTMLQNLVSNAIKYAPRGRVLIGCRRRGDRISIWVVDQGAGIAAEHLPRLFDEFYQVRKLGSADTQGVGLGLSIVQRLGALMDLAAEIRSRPGHGTAVAIHGLNAAAAVPPVVDRGPSYAVPLHDLQVLLVEDDIDVLDATAHLLRSWGAEVAAWSIVPPHPQRCDLIVTDFDIGGGMTGADCIALHRQENPPPMAIVMTGHDELAIEEIIADPSVLILKKPVQPAELRSAIAALRGRRGQLPTG, from the coding sequence GTGAAAAGCACGCCGGCCGAAGATGTTTCCGAACGGATGCAGGCGTGGATACGGCTGTTGATACTCGTCCTGGTGTCGAGCTACGCCATCGTCGCGAGCGTGATGACGTCGCCCGAGCGGCGTGTCCAGCCGTGGGCTCTGGACGTGCTTACCTATTTCGCCTGCTACACGCCGGTGGCGGTCGGGCTCCTCTATGTGGTCATCCGTCATCCGGGGCACTATCCGGCGCGCCGAATTTTCGGGATGGCCAATGATTTTGCGGGACTTGCGTTCGCCATCATCGCTGGCGCGGCGGCTATGCTGCCGACCTATGCGATCATCATGTGGGTGACGGTGGGTAACGGCCTGCGCTTCGGATCGCGATACATGATTGCCGCGGCAACGATGGTGCAGGTCACGCTGGCGGTGATAACGGTGCTGACGCCCTATTGGCGGGCCAATCCGGTGCTGGTCTTTACCCTTTCGCTCACCGCGCTGGTCGTGCCCTTCTATATTCAGACGCTGCTGCGCCATATCGAGCAGGCGCGCCGGGATGCCGAGGAGGCGAACACCGCCAAGTCCCGCTTCCTCGCCCAGGCTAGCCACGATTTGCGGCAACCGGTGCATGCCATCGGGCTATTCCTCAACAGCCTGACTCAGACCGGGCTCGCACCCGAACAGCGCGGCATCGTCGATCGCATCGATCGATCGTTGCAGGGCGTCGCTGAGCTGTTCCGCTCGCTGCTCGATATCTCGACACTGGACAGCGGCGCCGTGACGCCGACGCTTGAACCGGTTTCGATCCGCCAGATGTTTCGCCTGCTCGAACAGCAGAATCAGGTGAGCGCCGGGTGGGCGGGCGTCGATTTGCGCTTCGTCCGGTCCGACCGCGTTGTCCTTGCCGACAAGGCGCTGTTGCTGACCATGCTGCAAAACCTGGTGTCGAACGCAATCAAATATGCGCCGCGCGGCCGCGTCCTGATCGGGTGCCGGCGGCGCGGCGACCGCATCTCGATCTGGGTCGTCGATCAGGGGGCGGGCATAGCGGCGGAGCATCTGCCGCGGCTGTTCGACGAATTTTACCAGGTCCGCAAATTGGGCAGCGCCGATACCCAAGGCGTTGGGCTGGGGCTGTCGATCGTCCAGCGGCTTGGCGCGCTCATGGATCTGGCAGCGGAAATTCGCTCGCGACCGGGACATGGGACCGCGGTTGCGATCCACGGGCTGAACGCGGCGGCGGCGGTGCCGCCGGTGGTCGATCGCGGCCCCAGCTATGCCGTGCCGCTGCATGATTTGCAGGTCCTGCTGGTCGAGGATGACATCGATGTGCTCGATGCCACGGCTCACCTGCTGCGATCCTGGGGCGCCGAGGTGGCGGCGTGGTCGATTGTCCCGCCGCACCCGCAGCGGTGCGACCTGATCGTCACCGATTTCGACATCGGCGGCGGGATGACGGGCGCCGATTGCATTGCGCTGCATCGTCAGGAAAATCCGCCGCCGATGGCAATTGTGATGACCGGGCACGACGAACTGGCGATCGAGGAGATCATTGCCGATCCCAGCGTCCTGATCCTCAAAAAACCGGTGCAACCCGCCGAACTGCGATCGGCCATCGCTGCTTTGCGCGGCCGCCGGGGGCAGTTGCCGACCGGTTAG
- a CDS encoding putative Ig domain-containing protein has protein sequence MELAVLRAAIVRWMAIAVLIVLGATLPNPASAQTSTLCPVLNATVAYGGTVSIDATACHAGFGLGNVATPPTHGTATIGPFGPTQTINYSHNGSSGTTDTFVVRDGNAPPNNLIQVNITITPPTSAIVVSPASLPALTAGTPFSQALTSTGGVGSYSYSLSSGSLPTGLTLSSGGLLSGTPTQRGTYTFAVRSQDSVGDFAVKGYTGTVANPTLSITPATATAGQGIAFSQTLTANGGVAPHSYLLESGSFPAGITLSSTGVISGTTSAATGSYPVTLRVTDASTGPGSYFELEPFTLTVAAPTLTIAPAALNAMTVGDAFSQTLTATGGAGPYDFTITSGALPTGLTLSNAGQISGTPTRRGTYSFSVRVQDSLGAFGVRSYTGIPINPTLVPTPLSFTFNQNAPVNVALSTTGGVAPHTYTTPVEPLPAGLSLSTSGVLTGTPTTLGSSTVTLRVRDASTPGTYFQTFPMTFNIVNVPGVSIAVSPASVVEDGGANLVYTVTRDAVSASPLTVNIAATGSATSGSDYSGGVTTVTIAANAASATITIDPVVDTAIEANETVILTVAAGAGYAVGAPASATGTITNDDLPTATIAVSPTTVVEDGAGTLTYTVTLDAAAFVPLPINFNLSGTADNGSDYAAINSPVIIAAGATSQTILVDPNPDGSIEPDETVIVELALGAGYNIGAPASATATIQNDDLPSISVGAVTQAEGNSGTIDAVFTVQLSAPAVAGGVTFDIATSNGSATAGQDYVAKSQTGVVIPAGASSATFTVAINGDLLNEGDEQFFVTISNVVGAFVNGSQGTGTITNDDTPPTLSIGSPSIVEGNLGTRTLNFVITLDAPSGLGVEVRVNTANGTAAAGSDYVAVNNGGFTFQPGETSKTLPVTVNSDTAPEPDENFTVVLSGVTNAAIGTGTGIGTIVNDDVPLEILPETLPNGSVGNFYSAILTTDGGAAPYSYAVTAGTLPAGLTFATNGTLSGTPVAAGNANFTITATDSSGAPGPYSASRVYTVTIAAPFIELTPVTLPNATFGISYSQTITADGSIAPYSFAVTSGSLPPGLALAPDGTLSGTPTLGGPRTFTITASDATAAPGPYSGARAYTLTVDVPALVLPATTLPDGATDIAYSAQINTATGGVSPYSYVVTSGELPYGLTMSPSGAITGTPTTANLFGFVVTATDSNPGGAGVVQQSYSINIVNTPPVVGAVTASVAYGAGLTPIPLSITGTANSVAVVTPPTNGRAIVDRMTISYIPDTGFSGPDSFTYIASNNGAASAPALVTISVANPAITITAGGPLTATVGAAYRETFTFNGGTQPFTNYQVTGLPAGMQAGSSGANTVEIIGTPTSAGSFALTVSATDASTGAGPFNTSQMFTLVVAGPSLTMTPGAGTLTAPYNAPFTQAFTASGGVGPFTYALTGTLPAGLNFTGNSISGTPTAPGNYPVTITATDTGSTGAGSPFTLAQTYTINVPPPIIMISPESLANGTVGASYSQTVTASGGVAAYGYAVTAGVLPPGLTLSGGGTIAGTATAGGTYNFTLTATDANAQTGSRAYALTIGAAVVSLPPTTLAGGQVGFAYNASLNPASGGTAPYSYAVTGGALPGGLTLSASGVLSGTPSAFGAFSFAVTATDSSTGSGPYTATQSYSVQIEQPAPIANPVLATVAYGSAANPITLAISGGAAASVAIATPPANGAAVANGTGVTYTPNAGFAGSDSFTYTATNAGGTSAPATVTITVANPAITIAADGPLTATAGTAYSQTFTFSGGAQPFAGYQVANLPAGLAISGSSANSVTVSGTPTSAGSFALAVSGTDASTGNGPFNTSQTFTLTVNAPALALTPATGSFTASYTAAYSQAITATGGVGPYSYSLTGNLPAGVTLNPSTGLLSGSPTASGTFSFAVTATDTGSTGAGAPFTVQGNYTLTVAAPLVSVTPTNLPVATAGAAYSATLAATGGVGPYRFALSGGALPAGLSLSAGGVVAGTPTATGAFAFTVNVTDANGQAGTASLTLNVANSAITVTPAALPAGTQGVAYSQRLTAAGGIAPYSFAVSAGALPAGLTINAATGVIAGTPTGSGDATFAVTVTDSTGGTPSTATINYTLRIVARPNPANDPEVRGLVQAQVNSARRFVDTQVGNFNRRLEGMRRGGGSGGFSNSLRISGSDPCIDSITAWTNPVCANAGGNAAGGANRQPGGFGSNPYGGPLSGGSMAGGLLGGGAIGSATADGSANTAANADGTGGSAQAPLTVWAGGAIRWGDRDEQTGRPSERFESEGVTFGADYRFSPSFAAGVGVGLGRETTDVGRNGSQSEGEAKTLAIYGSHLLGGGLYVDWLAGYQWLDFDLRRYVTLSGALVNSSRSGRQWFGSVSAGADIESGDWRFTPYARIDAQRGKLNGYTENSGSVFDLTYRDQDVAFTSIGAGAKLDYRIAVENGFFLPRLRLEYQRDIERDSEALVAYFDQISGPFNGVPLTGYARSRLLMGFGVEMMIGDRTAVDIEYSYRDNSGAGADQGVLINVKQAF, from the coding sequence ATGGAATTGGCGGTTTTGCGCGCGGCGATCGTGCGGTGGATGGCAATCGCGGTGCTGATCGTGTTGGGTGCAACGTTGCCCAATCCGGCGAGCGCGCAGACATCGACGCTGTGTCCGGTTCTTAACGCAACTGTGGCCTATGGCGGAACGGTCAGCATCGATGCCACGGCCTGCCACGCGGGTTTTGGCCTCGGCAACGTGGCGACACCGCCGACGCACGGCACCGCGACGATCGGTCCCTTCGGACCGACGCAGACGATCAACTATTCGCACAATGGCAGCAGCGGAACGACCGACACTTTTGTCGTGCGCGACGGCAATGCGCCGCCCAACAACCTCATCCAGGTCAACATCACGATCACGCCGCCGACGTCGGCGATCGTCGTATCGCCAGCATCATTGCCGGCGCTCACCGCCGGGACACCCTTTTCGCAGGCGTTGACGTCGACCGGCGGCGTCGGATCCTATAGCTATTCGCTCAGCAGCGGGAGCTTGCCGACCGGGTTGACCCTGAGTTCCGGCGGCCTGCTGTCGGGAACTCCGACCCAGCGCGGAACCTATACATTTGCGGTGCGGTCGCAGGATTCGGTGGGTGATTTTGCCGTCAAGGGTTACACCGGAACGGTCGCCAATCCGACCCTCTCGATCACCCCGGCAACGGCGACGGCGGGACAGGGCATCGCCTTTTCGCAGACGCTGACCGCGAATGGCGGCGTTGCTCCGCATAGTTATCTTCTGGAGTCCGGCAGTTTTCCGGCCGGAATCACCCTCTCGTCGACCGGTGTCATCAGCGGCACAACCTCTGCCGCGACTGGTAGCTATCCCGTCACGCTGCGGGTCACCGATGCCAGCACCGGCCCGGGAAGCTATTTCGAGCTGGAGCCATTCACGCTGACCGTTGCGGCGCCCACACTGACGATCGCACCCGCGGCCTTGAACGCGATGACGGTCGGGGATGCATTCAGTCAGACGCTGACCGCGACCGGCGGCGCCGGACCCTATGATTTCACGATCACGTCGGGGGCGCTGCCGACCGGATTGACGCTATCGAACGCCGGTCAGATTTCGGGAACCCCGACGCGGCGCGGCACCTATAGCTTTTCCGTTCGCGTGCAGGATTCGCTCGGGGCTTTTGGCGTCCGTTCCTACACCGGCATTCCGATAAATCCGACGCTCGTTCCGACGCCGCTGTCATTCACGTTCAACCAGAATGCGCCGGTCAACGTTGCGCTGTCGACGACCGGTGGGGTCGCCCCCCACACCTATACGACGCCGGTTGAGCCGTTGCCGGCAGGCCTGTCGCTTTCGACCAGCGGCGTTCTTACCGGAACGCCGACAACACTCGGCAGCTCGACCGTGACGTTGCGGGTCCGCGACGCAAGCACCCCCGGAACCTATTTCCAGACGTTCCCGATGACATTCAACATCGTCAACGTGCCGGGCGTGTCGATTGCGGTATCGCCCGCCAGCGTCGTCGAAGACGGTGGCGCCAATCTGGTCTACACGGTGACGCGCGATGCCGTGAGCGCTAGCCCGCTGACCGTGAACATCGCCGCCACGGGGTCCGCCACTAGCGGTAGCGATTACAGCGGCGGTGTCACTACCGTCACGATCGCAGCCAATGCGGCGAGCGCGACGATCACCATCGATCCGGTCGTCGATACGGCCATCGAAGCCAACGAAACGGTGATCCTGACCGTCGCGGCGGGCGCGGGATATGCCGTCGGCGCTCCCGCGTCGGCCACCGGGACGATCACCAACGACGATTTGCCGACGGCAACGATAGCGGTATCGCCGACCACGGTGGTTGAGGACGGCGCAGGGACGCTGACCTATACGGTCACGCTCGACGCGGCGGCGTTTGTGCCGCTGCCCATCAACTTCAATTTGAGCGGCACGGCGGACAATGGATCGGATTATGCCGCGATCAACTCGCCCGTCATCATCGCCGCGGGTGCGACCAGTCAGACGATCCTTGTCGATCCCAACCCCGACGGCAGCATCGAACCCGACGAGACGGTGATCGTCGAACTGGCATTGGGGGCCGGTTATAACATCGGCGCACCGGCCAGCGCGACCGCGACGATCCAGAACGACGACCTGCCGAGCATCTCGGTCGGTGCGGTCACCCAGGCCGAAGGCAACAGCGGGACGATCGACGCGGTTTTCACTGTGCAGCTGTCCGCCCCGGCCGTGGCCGGCGGCGTGACGTTCGACATTGCGACGTCGAACGGCTCTGCGACGGCGGGTCAGGACTATGTTGCCAAAAGCCAGACCGGAGTCGTCATTCCGGCGGGCGCGAGCTCGGCGACCTTCACGGTGGCGATCAACGGCGATCTGCTCAATGAGGGCGACGAACAATTTTTCGTGACAATTTCCAATGTGGTCGGCGCGTTCGTCAACGGATCACAGGGAACTGGAACGATCACCAATGACGATACGCCGCCGACGCTATCGATCGGCAGTCCTTCGATCGTCGAGGGCAACCTGGGGACGCGGACGCTCAATTTCGTCATCACCCTCGATGCGCCCAGTGGTTTGGGCGTTGAAGTCCGGGTCAACACCGCCAACGGCACCGCCGCGGCGGGCAGCGATTATGTCGCGGTGAACAATGGCGGCTTTACCTTCCAACCGGGCGAAACCAGCAAGACGCTGCCGGTGACGGTCAACAGCGATACGGCGCCCGAACCCGATGAGAATTTCACTGTCGTGCTCAGCGGCGTTACCAATGCCGCGATTGGGACAGGCACCGGCATCGGCACGATCGTCAACGACGATGTGCCGCTTGAGATCCTGCCCGAAACCCTGCCCAACGGCTCGGTCGGAAACTTCTATAGCGCCATCCTGACCACCGATGGCGGCGCCGCGCCTTACAGCTATGCGGTCACCGCGGGGACGCTGCCCGCCGGATTGACCTTCGCTACGAACGGCACCTTGTCGGGCACCCCGGTCGCCGCGGGCAACGCCAATTTCACGATCACCGCAACCGACAGTAGCGGCGCGCCCGGACCTTATTCGGCCAGTCGCGTTTACACCGTGACAATTGCCGCGCCGTTCATCGAACTGACGCCGGTCACGCTGCCCAATGCGACCTTTGGCATATCGTACAGTCAGACGATCACCGCCGACGGATCGATCGCGCCCTACAGCTTTGCCGTGACGTCGGGCAGCTTGCCACCAGGGCTTGCGCTGGCGCCCGATGGCACCCTGTCGGGAACGCCGACGCTGGGCGGCCCGCGGACCTTCACGATTACGGCATCTGACGCGACCGCGGCACCCGGACCCTATAGCGGCGCGCGCGCTTATACGTTGACGGTCGACGTTCCGGCGCTCGTACTGCCTGCGACAACCTTGCCCGATGGTGCCACCGACATTGCCTATTCGGCGCAGATCAATACCGCGACCGGCGGCGTCTCGCCCTACAGCTATGTCGTTACCTCGGGCGAGTTGCCTTATGGCCTGACGATGTCGCCGTCAGGGGCGATTACCGGCACCCCGACGACGGCAAATCTCTTTGGCTTTGTCGTCACCGCTACTGACAGCAATCCGGGCGGCGCCGGGGTTGTCCAGCAAAGCTATTCGATCAATATCGTCAACACCCCGCCTGTGGTCGGTGCGGTCACCGCCAGCGTCGCTTACGGCGCCGGGCTGACCCCGATCCCGCTCAGCATCACCGGCACCGCCAATTCGGTCGCGGTGGTGACGCCGCCGACCAACGGCCGCGCGATCGTCGACCGGATGACGATCAGCTATATTCCCGATACCGGCTTTTCCGGGCCCGACAGCTTTACCTATATCGCCAGCAACAATGGCGCGGCATCCGCGCCGGCCCTGGTCACGATCAGCGTTGCCAACCCGGCGATCACGATCACCGCGGGCGGCCCGCTGACCGCGACGGTCGGCGCCGCTTACCGCGAAACCTTCACCTTCAATGGTGGCACCCAGCCGTTCACCAATTATCAGGTGACCGGCCTGCCCGCCGGGATGCAGGCGGGCAGCAGCGGCGCCAACACCGTCGAAATCATCGGCACGCCGACCAGCGCGGGCAGCTTTGCGCTGACCGTATCGGCGACCGACGCATCGACCGGTGCCGGGCCGTTCAACACCAGCCAGATGTTCACGCTGGTTGTCGCCGGACCGTCGCTGACCATGACCCCGGGGGCGGGGACGCTGACCGCGCCTTATAACGCGCCCTTTACGCAGGCCTTTACCGCCAGCGGCGGGGTCGGGCCGTTCACCTATGCGCTGACCGGCACGTTGCCCGCAGGGCTGAATTTCACCGGCAATAGCATCAGCGGCACGCCGACCGCGCCGGGCAACTATCCGGTGACTATCACTGCGACCGACACCGGTTCGACGGGGGCGGGTTCGCCGTTCACGCTTGCCCAGACTTATACGATCAACGTCCCCCCGCCGATCATCATGATTTCACCGGAAAGCCTGGCGAATGGGACCGTCGGTGCCAGCTACAGCCAGACCGTCACCGCATCGGGCGGAGTCGCGGCCTATGGCTATGCGGTCACCGCAGGCGTGCTGCCACCGGGGCTGACGCTGTCGGGTGGCGGGACCATCGCCGGAACCGCCACTGCGGGCGGCACCTATAATTTCACCCTGACCGCCACCGATGCCAATGCCCAGACCGGCAGCCGCGCCTATGCGCTGACGATCGGCGCCGCGGTGGTGTCGCTGCCGCCGACGACGTTGGCTGGCGGGCAGGTGGGCTTTGCCTATAATGCGTCGCTGAACCCGGCAAGCGGCGGCACCGCACCTTACAGCTACGCGGTGACTGGCGGCGCGCTGCCCGGCGGGCTGACGCTGTCGGCCAGCGGGGTGCTGTCGGGAACGCCGTCCGCCTTTGGTGCCTTCAGTTTCGCGGTCACCGCGACCGACAGCAGCACCGGCAGCGGGCCTTATACGGCGACCCAAAGTTATTCGGTGCAGATCGAACAGCCGGCGCCGATCGCCAATCCGGTGTTGGCGACCGTCGCCTATGGCAGCGCCGCCAACCCGATCACGCTTGCCATCAGCGGCGGTGCGGCGGCGAGCGTGGCGATCGCCACACCGCCCGCCAATGGCGCCGCGGTCGCCAACGGCACCGGTGTGACCTACACGCCCAATGCCGGTTTCGCGGGGAGCGACAGCTTCACCTATACCGCGACCAATGCGGGTGGGACGTCGGCACCGGCGACGGTGACGATCACCGTCGCCAATCCGGCGATCACCATCGCGGCCGACGGCCCGCTCACCGCGACGGCAGGGACAGCCTATAGCCAGACCTTCACCTTCAGCGGCGGCGCGCAGCCTTTCGCGGGCTATCAGGTCGCGAACCTGCCCGCCGGACTGGCGATCAGCGGCAGCAGCGCGAACAGCGTGACCGTGTCGGGCACCCCGACCAGCGCGGGCAGCTTTGCGCTCGCAGTGTCGGGCACCGATGCCTCGACCGGTAACGGCCCGTTCAACACCAGCCAGACCTTCACCTTGACGGTCAATGCTCCGGCGCTGGCGCTGACCCCGGCGACGGGCAGCTTCACCGCCAGTTATACGGCGGCATACAGCCAGGCGATCACCGCCACCGGCGGCGTCGGCCCCTACAGCTATAGCCTGACCGGCAATTTGCCGGCGGGTGTCACGCTCAATCCGTCGACCGGGCTGCTTTCCGGGTCGCCGACGGCATCGGGGACTTTCAGCTTTGCGGTGACCGCGACCGACACCGGATCGACCGGGGCGGGGGCGCCGTTCACGGTGCAGGGCAATTATACCCTGACCGTTGCCGCGCCGCTGGTTTCAGTGACACCGACCAATTTGCCGGTCGCAACCGCGGGCGCCGCCTATTCGGCGACGCTGGCGGCCACGGGCGGCGTCGGACCCTATCGCTTTGCGCTGAGCGGCGGCGCGCTGCCAGCGGGACTCTCGCTGTCGGCGGGCGGCGTCGTCGCGGGGACGCCAACGGCGACGGGTGCCTTTGCCTTCACCGTCAACGTCACCGACGCCAATGGCCAGGCGGGCACCGCCAGCCTGACGCTCAACGTCGCCAATTCGGCGATCACAGTCACCCCGGCGGCGCTGCCTGCAGGGACGCAGGGGGTTGCCTATAGCCAGCGGCTCACCGCCGCGGGGGGCATCGCGCCCTACAGCTTTGCGGTCAGTGCTGGCGCGCTGCCCGCGGGCCTGACGATCAATGCGGCAACCGGGGTCATTGCCGGGACGCCGACCGGATCGGGTGACGCGACCTTTGCGGTCACCGTGACCGACAGCACCGGCGGTACGCCATCGACCGCGACGATCAATTACACACTGCGGATCGTTGCGCGGCCCAATCCGGCTAATGATCCCGAAGTGCGCGGGTTGGTGCAGGCACAGGTCAATTCGGCCCGCCGCTTCGTCGATACCCAGGTCGGCAATTTCAATCGACGGCTGGAAGGGATGCGCCGCGGCGGCGGTAGCGGCGGGTTCAGCAATTCGCTGCGGATCAGCGGGTCGGATCCTTGTATCGACAGCATCACCGCATGGACCAACCCGGTCTGCGCCAATGCGGGCGGCAACGCCGCGGGCGGGGCGAACCGCCAGCCGGGCGGATTTGGCTCCAATCCGTACGGCGGTCCGCTCTCGGGCGGATCGATGGCGGGCGGGCTGCTCGGCGGCGGCGCGATCGGATCGGCGACGGCAGACGGCAGCGCGAACACAGCGGCCAATGCCGACGGAACGGGCGGCAGCGCGCAGGCTCCGCTCACCGTCTGGGCCGGGGGCGCGATCCGCTGGGGCGACCGCGACGAACAGACCGGCCGACCGTCCGAACGCTTTGAATCGGAGGGTGTGACTTTTGGCGCCGACTATCGCTTCAGCCCATCTTTCGCCGCAGGGGTCGGGGTCGGCCTGGGCCGCGAGACGACCGATGTCGGCCGCAACGGGTCGCAGAGCGAGGGCGAAGCCAAGACGCTGGCGATTTACGGCAGTCACCTGCTCGGCGGTGGTCTTTATGTCGATTGGCTGGCGGGGTATCAGTGGCTCGATTTTGACCTGCGCCGCTATGTCACCTTGTCGGGCGCGCTGGTCAATTCGTCGCGCAGTGGGCGCCAATGGTTCGGGTCGGTATCGGCAGGCGCGGACATCGAAAGCGGCGATTGGCGCTTTACCCCCTATGCGCGGATCGACGCGCAGCGTGGCAAGCTCAACGGCTATACCGAAAACAGTGGTTCGGTGTTCGACCTGACCTACCGCGACCAAGACGTGGCGTTCACTTCGATCGGCGCGGGGGCCAAGCTCGACTACCGGATTGCGGTCGAGAACGGCTTTTTCCTGCCGCGCCTGCGGCTGGAATATCAGCGCGACATCGAACGCGACAGCGAGGCGCTGGTGGCCTATTTCGACCAGATCTCGGGGCCGTTCAACGGCGTCCCGCTGACCGGATATGCGCGCAGCCGCCTGTTGATGGGCTTTGGGGTCGAGATGATGATCGGCGATCGGACCGCGGTCGACATCGAATATTCGTATCGCGACAACAGCGGTGCGGGGGCCGATCAGGGCGTGTTGATCAACGTCAAACAGGCGTTCTGA